From Anaerohalosphaera lusitana, one genomic window encodes:
- a CDS encoding helix-turn-helix domain-containing protein, producing the protein MARKFSELEKRMDPESVKRAKARAREEMAQMLLAEIRKETGITQENLAKSMGIKQPSLSKLESQRDMQISTLRRLIEALGGKLELIAHMPEGDIKISQF; encoded by the coding sequence GTGGCACGTAAATTTTCAGAACTCGAAAAACGTATGGATCCTGAAAGCGTCAAACGAGCTAAGGCCCGAGCCAGGGAAGAAATGGCTCAGATGCTCTTGGCCGAGATCCGAAAAGAAACAGGCATCACGCAGGAAAATCTCGCCAAAAGCATGGGAATCAAACAGCCAAGCCTTTCCAAGTTGGAGTCACAGCGTGACATGCAGATAAGCACGCTGCGAAGGCTAATCGAGGCTCTGGGCGGCAAACTCGAACTGATCGCCCACATGCCCGAGGGCGACATAAAGATAAGTCAATTTTGA
- a CDS encoding PASTA domain-containing protein: MQLIARFLVVAAVFTISANAFAALPGSGTEADPWRIESRADFDEFAADSSYWAGHTRLDTDIDLAGTVYDRAVIAPDTDRSVADFQGTPFTGFFDGHSYKLINLRFSYSYNWGLFGLIGSSGTVRNLHLENVDGTGYSRAGGLCSINEGAIKSCYVSGRIEGSNQVGGICGINRGTILESSAQCTVRGRLSEAGGICGKNDGGTIKACYALGDVEGGEKVGGLCGGNYYGSTNGIIVDSYASGDVVGESNVGGLCGANGDYIKNCFASGNVKGLLKVGGLCGLNAGSITGSYATGKVETDEIAGGLCGVNNGNLRACYSTGTVTGTVDIGGLCGQHNGYPISDCFWDVETSGITTSAGGIGKSTAEMKSLATYFESVWWEFADFETGLSGWYLPEGDYPKFAWQNTDAAEVTDVTGLTLAQAQTKLAEAGLTVGSTQYVGSMTIEPDIVAGVSASIKGYVSKSLPIDIYVSSGSNGDGSQANPYELACQADLDSVIDFAACYMMTADVFMENGFRYPDPVLNDQFAGHFYGNSYKIHNLDMNTDYGGLFSSIDSSGVVKDLSLAACRIGWETVGGVCSVNWGVIENCYVSGTIRGNVLGGLCRANAGVIRNCAASVKMTSYETYAGGICGTNYGEIEDSYVEGQIECKPRTNEIGGLCMRNEGSIINCFSAVALANGLEMGGLCTSDNGTVTGSFWDVEASGITTSAGGVGLTTAEMQMRATFTDAGWDFVGEDANGTEDVWRICVDGVDYPGLWWEFASGDFACPDGVSFSDYALLADTWLLSKGQPGFDGRCDLDANGTVGLPDLRVFAENWLDD; the protein is encoded by the coding sequence ATGCAGCTCATTGCCAGATTTCTAGTTGTCGCAGCAGTATTTACAATTTCAGCTAACGCTTTCGCCGCCTTGCCCGGCAGCGGAACGGAGGCCGACCCGTGGCGAATAGAATCGCGGGCGGACTTTGACGAGTTTGCGGCAGATTCGAGCTACTGGGCCGGGCATACGCGGCTGGATACGGATATTGATCTGGCGGGAACGGTTTATGATAGGGCGGTGATCGCTCCGGACACAGATCGCTCTGTGGCTGACTTTCAGGGGACGCCTTTTACCGGTTTTTTTGACGGTCATTCTTACAAGTTAATTAACTTGAGATTTTCTTACAGCTATAACTGGGGTCTGTTCGGTCTGATCGGATCGTCAGGAACAGTCCGAAATCTGCATTTGGAAAATGTGGACGGCACTGGGTATAGCCGGGCGGGAGGCTTATGTTCAATAAACGAAGGAGCAATTAAATCTTGTTACGTCAGCGGTAGAATAGAAGGTAGCAACCAGGTAGGCGGCATCTGCGGGATCAACAGAGGGACGATTCTAGAAAGTTCTGCTCAATGCACAGTACGTGGCCGACTCTCTGAGGCAGGCGGAATCTGTGGTAAAAATGACGGGGGTACTATAAAAGCCTGCTATGCACTGGGCGATGTCGAAGGTGGGGAGAAGGTAGGCGGGCTTTGCGGAGGCAATTATTACGGAAGCACTAATGGGATCATAGTGGACAGCTACGCAAGCGGTGATGTTGTCGGCGAAAGTAATGTGGGTGGGCTTTGCGGGGCCAATGGGGACTATATCAAAAACTGTTTTGCGTCGGGCAACGTCAAGGGCTTGCTGAAGGTCGGCGGATTGTGCGGTCTAAATGCTGGGTCAATCACTGGGAGTTATGCGACAGGCAAGGTCGAAACAGACGAAATTGCAGGAGGGTTGTGCGGAGTAAATAATGGCAATCTCCGGGCCTGCTACTCAACAGGTACTGTCACTGGGACAGTGGACATCGGCGGGCTCTGTGGACAGCACAACGGATACCCAATTAGTGACTGCTTCTGGGACGTTGAAACATCCGGGATAACTACCAGTGCAGGCGGAATCGGGAAATCGACTGCTGAAATGAAAAGCCTGGCGACATATTTTGAAAGCGTGTGGTGGGAATTCGCAGATTTTGAGACAGGCCTGTCCGGGTGGTATCTGCCTGAAGGTGACTATCCGAAGTTTGCATGGCAGAATACTGATGCTGCGGAGGTGACTGACGTAACAGGATTGACTTTGGCCCAGGCCCAGACAAAGCTAGCAGAAGCCGGTTTGACCGTCGGCAGCACGCAATATGTCGGCAGCATGACAATTGAGCCGGACATAGTTGCGGGTGTATCGGCTTCGATCAAAGGATACGTCAGCAAATCGCTTCCGATTGACATTTATGTTTCATCAGGCAGCAATGGCGATGGTTCGCAGGCGAATCCATACGAGCTGGCGTGCCAGGCGGATCTCGATTCTGTCATTGATTTTGCGGCTTGCTATATGATGACTGCGGATGTGTTCATGGAAAACGGTTTTCGCTATCCCGATCCTGTTCTGAACGATCAATTTGCGGGACACTTCTATGGGAATAGCTACAAGATTCATAATTTAGATATGAATACTGACTACGGCGGGTTGTTTTCATCAATAGACAGCAGCGGGGTCGTAAAAGATCTCTCGCTGGCAGCATGCAGGATAGGATGGGAGACCGTTGGCGGCGTTTGCAGCGTTAATTGGGGTGTTATCGAAAACTGTTATGTGAGCGGCACCATAAGAGGAAATGTTTTGGGTGGTTTATGCCGAGCAAACGCTGGAGTCATTCGAAACTGTGCTGCTAGTGTCAAGATGACTAGTTATGAGACTTATGCTGGAGGCATTTGTGGTACCAACTATGGAGAGATCGAGGACAGCTACGTGGAAGGGCAGATAGAATGTAAACCCCGCACGAATGAAATAGGGGGTTTGTGTATGCGTAACGAGGGCAGCATCATCAATTGTTTCAGTGCCGTAGCTCTTGCGAATGGCCTCGAGATGGGCGGTTTGTGTACTTCTGACAACGGGACTGTTACGGGCAGTTTCTGGGATGTTGAGGCTTCGGGGATTACGACCAGTGCCGGCGGGGTTGGTTTAACTACTGCCGAGATGCAGATGCGGGCTACGTTTACAGACGCTGGTTGGGATTTTGTTGGGGAGGATGCTAATGGGACGGAGGATGTTTGGCGGATTTGTGTTGATGGTGTGGATTATCCAGGGTTGTGGTGGGAGTTTGCTTCTGGGGATTTTGCCTGTCCGGACGGGGTGAGTTTCAGTGACTATGCATTGCTCGCGGATACGTGGCTGCTGTCAAAAGGGCAGCCGGGGTTTGACGGCAGGTGCGATCTCGATGCCAACGGCACGGTCGGGCTTCCGGATCTGAGAGTATTTGCGGAGAACTGGTTGGATGATTAG
- a CDS encoding GNAT family N-acetyltransferase, whose protein sequence is MTEEINIYRENDMPADIDARIRQYLADAFPHRHDDFLRSRTLRRNVPFYTVVLEIDGDPVAHVQVMDRTIDVGGAPVNVAGIGNVYVAPAHRGKGYSDRVMRVAMEEADRLGFDFGMLFVITPIKKVYERTGWIEISPRKFMHIHQGEELEVPTERHRMFYPLKSKEFPPGDVNLQGDRW, encoded by the coding sequence ATGACCGAAGAAATAAACATTTACCGCGAAAACGATATGCCGGCCGACATCGACGCCCGCATCCGCCAGTATCTCGCCGATGCCTTCCCGCACCGTCACGACGACTTCCTCCGCTCCCGCACACTCCGCCGGAACGTGCCCTTTTACACCGTCGTGCTCGAAATTGACGGCGACCCCGTCGCACACGTCCAGGTCATGGACCGCACCATCGACGTCGGCGGAGCACCGGTCAACGTCGCGGGCATCGGCAATGTCTACGTGGCCCCCGCACACCGCGGCAAGGGCTATTCCGACAGGGTCATGCGAGTAGCGATGGAAGAGGCAGACAGGCTCGGCTTCGACTTCGGCATGCTCTTCGTGATCACCCCCATCAAAAAAGTCTACGAACGCACCGGCTGGATCGAAATTTCCCCACGCAAATTCATGCACATCCACCAGGGCGAAGAACTCGAGGTCCCAACAGAACGCCACCGCATGTTCTACCCCCTCAAGTCAAAAGAATTCCCGCCCGGCGACGTAAACCTCCAGGGCGACCGCTGGTAG
- a CDS encoding type II toxin-antitoxin system RelE/ParE family toxin yields the protein MWEVEFTDEFEKWWQTLDVKQQEDVLVSVELLRNLGPHLARPYADTVKGSKHKNMKELRTQSKGRPLRTFYAFDPRRYAVLLLGGDKKGNSRFYQQLINKADQIYDRHLNDIKKKG from the coding sequence ATGTGGGAAGTGGAGTTCACAGACGAATTTGAGAAATGGTGGCAAACTCTGGACGTCAAGCAACAGGAAGATGTTCTGGTCAGTGTCGAGTTGCTCAGGAATCTTGGTCCGCATCTTGCCCGGCCTTATGCCGACACAGTCAAGGGTTCCAAACACAAGAATATGAAGGAACTAAGAACTCAAAGCAAGGGCAGACCTCTGCGTACTTTTTATGCTTTCGATCCGAGACGATACGCAGTACTGCTGCTGGGCGGCGACAAAAAGGGAAACAGTAGATTTTACCAGCAACTTATCAACAAGGCTGACCAAATTTATGATCGGCACTTGAATGATATAAAGAAAAAGGGGTGA
- a CDS encoding GNAT family N-acetyltransferase has translation MTDRPRTLILNEDRIDRDLDTAIRELLSRCFPHRKPLFSRSRILGDNTPAFTVVILAGTLPIAHLAAVDRTITAGGEPFRVAGIANVCVDSPFRKQGLAGRMLDTAMQHAMKLGFDFGMLFCQGHVVNTYLRNGWQDIPPAPITYIDHGTKKQIPPNRHRLYYPLNKTTFPPGPINLQTNRW, from the coding sequence ATGACTGACCGACCCCGAACGCTAATACTCAACGAGGACCGGATCGACCGCGACCTTGATACGGCCATTCGCGAACTGCTCTCACGTTGCTTCCCGCACCGCAAGCCCCTGTTCAGCCGCTCCCGCATCCTCGGCGACAACACACCGGCCTTCACAGTCGTGATCCTCGCAGGCACTCTACCCATCGCGCACCTGGCAGCCGTCGACCGCACCATCACCGCTGGCGGTGAGCCCTTCCGCGTCGCGGGCATCGCAAACGTCTGCGTCGACTCGCCCTTCCGCAAGCAGGGCCTTGCGGGCAGAATGCTCGATACTGCGATGCAGCACGCAATGAAACTCGGCTTCGACTTCGGCATGCTCTTCTGCCAGGGGCACGTCGTAAACACCTACCTACGCAACGGCTGGCAAGATATCCCGCCCGCACCCATCACCTACATCGACCACGGCACAAAAAAACAGATCCCCCCAAACCGCCACCGCCTATACTACCCACTAAACAAGACCACCTTTCCCCCGGGCCCCATAAACCTGCAAACAAACCGCTGGTGA
- a CDS encoding GLUG motif-containing protein, whose translation MAKTNDFLVFDKAIRYNPYVFIHVFVFAEFLPVRRKLSMQLIAKFLVVAVVFTTSVNAFPALPGSGTAADPWRIESRADFDEFAADSSYWAGHTRLETDIDLAGTVYTQAVIAPDDGQLDDQFGAIAFTGNFNGANHTIENLNLGAAHWDYVGLFGKIEGADAEIKNINLQGCNVSGYEVVGALCASNDGGTISYCRVDVDIRQAHKPVGGLCGKNSGLIIGCKVQGSVSSYTEDVAGVCGRNYGSIRMCLSTVSVSGENSVGGICGSNYGEIQTCYSSGDIEGYSFIGGLCGSNSGTITDCYSSGHVESAYEKDGGLCGYNFVEKNIVASFWDVETSGLVNSFGGKGLSTQEMKSLYNFQNAGWSDSGWVMSDGEDYPRLVWESRGYPAVPEAVIPLAGSGTSEDPYQICGPSDLACLSTYAVVLNSHIQLMSDIDMQGVPLRPIGELGTFSGVFDGNGHNLMNVTIEQVGKNSVGLFDDIGPEGQVKEVTVENATITGNNNCGVICGANRGLVRNCVTSGTVTGNDNVGGLCGNAYDGTISDCSSTGEINGGISVGGLCGNTTAEIVNCYAEGHVNGSKLVGGFCGCNYGTIRSSHSNSTVTGNENVGGFCGLTSGFDSVRDCYANGLVTGNRDVAGFSASSGYIYNSYSTCEVTGAELVYGFCDGSRINTQDCFWDIESSGVEDTNGGGQGLTTADLQNRSTFENAGWTFCNLQKGAPGWFIPKNGYPIHNWEVPDTTQVPVNDGTWSEVQNRLSDAGFSVETVYVDSKTVPEGQMTGLSVLGGGYIEASMPIKIYISKGNNGDGTVDAPYGIACQADLEAVNNDMTANYRMVSDIFMNYETLYTSAVIAADADGCTEQFDGEAFTGSFDGNGYSVYFLKISEESNYLGLFGFIALSGRVDNLGIDYALIGGKHEGTFIGGLCGLNEGTVSNCHSSGKVWIGVTLGGLCGINKGLIEKSSSTARVITSDPRNGGLCGLNEGTINNCFATGAVDGYSFTGGLCGLNKGTITKSYTSGLVENTLRGPYIGGFCGHNSSDGNIADCYATGSVITFYDHTGGFCGRNQGLIKWSFANVNVSGRSKVGGFCGSNSNSEIRNCYATGLVTGDKYVGGFCGYNLNDASIAASYFDGEVSADYDYAGGFCALNLSDINNCYASGSVSGEDLVGGFCALNDGGNISKSYSACSLTGDRKGGFCVGNLGTTFANFWNVEMVDSAFSIGGIGLTTAEMQTRSTFTDAGWDFVGENANGTADVWRMCVDGVDYPRLWWEFAAGDFACPDGVSFSDYALLADTWLLSEGQPGFDSRSDLDADGTVGLGDLTVFVENWLE comes from the coding sequence ATGGCAAAAACGAACGATTTTCTTGTTTTTGATAAGGCAATTCGGTATAATCCGTACGTGTTTATTCATGTTTTCGTATTTGCGGAGTTTTTACCTGTTCGGAGGAAGTTATCGATGCAGCTAATTGCCAAATTTCTAGTTGTCGCAGTAGTCTTTACAACTTCAGTTAACGCTTTCCCCGCCTTGCCCGGCAGCGGAACGGCGGCCGACCCCTGGCGGATAGAGTCGCGGGCGGATTTCGACGAGTTCGCGGCAGATAGCAGCTATTGGGCAGGACATACGCGACTTGAGACGGATATTGATCTGGCGGGGACGGTTTATACGCAGGCGGTTATTGCGCCGGATGACGGGCAGCTTGACGATCAGTTTGGTGCTATTGCTTTTACCGGTAATTTCAATGGTGCTAACCATACCATTGAGAATCTAAACCTTGGTGCTGCTCACTGGGACTACGTTGGTCTGTTCGGAAAGATTGAGGGAGCAGATGCAGAGATCAAGAATATCAATTTACAAGGATGCAATGTCAGCGGCTACGAAGTTGTAGGAGCATTGTGTGCTTCAAATGACGGTGGCACTATCAGCTATTGCCGGGTAGATGTAGACATTCGCCAAGCTCATAAGCCTGTTGGCGGCTTGTGTGGCAAGAATAGTGGGCTGATCATTGGCTGCAAAGTACAAGGCAGTGTAAGTTCATATACTGAAGATGTGGCGGGTGTCTGTGGACGCAATTACGGTTCGATCAGGATGTGTTTGTCAACGGTAAGCGTCAGCGGAGAAAATTCAGTCGGTGGTATCTGCGGTTCAAATTATGGCGAGATACAGACGTGTTATTCGTCAGGCGATATAGAGGGTTATTCATTCATTGGCGGTTTGTGCGGTTCAAACAGTGGAACAATAACCGACTGTTACTCTTCGGGGCATGTTGAATCAGCATATGAAAAAGATGGTGGTCTTTGCGGTTATAACTTTGTCGAAAAAAATATCGTTGCCAGCTTTTGGGATGTGGAAACTTCGGGCCTGGTAAATAGTTTCGGCGGCAAAGGCCTGAGTACGCAGGAAATGAAATCGCTTTATAATTTTCAAAATGCGGGGTGGTCGGATTCAGGGTGGGTCATGAGTGATGGAGAGGATTACCCTCGACTTGTCTGGGAAAGTCGGGGTTATCCAGCAGTTCCAGAAGCTGTAATACCTCTGGCTGGTTCGGGGACTTCGGAAGATCCGTACCAGATCTGCGGGCCTTCAGATTTAGCCTGCTTAAGTACCTACGCAGTTGTTTTAAATTCACACATTCAACTGATGTCTGATATTGACATGCAGGGAGTTCCTTTAAGGCCCATTGGCGAGCTTGGTACATTTAGCGGTGTTTTTGATGGTAATGGCCATAATCTAATGAATGTGACCATTGAGCAGGTTGGTAAGAATTCAGTAGGATTATTCGACGATATTGGGCCGGAAGGGCAAGTAAAGGAGGTGACTGTCGAGAATGCCACAATAACCGGCAACAATAACTGTGGTGTCATATGTGGGGCAAACAGAGGCTTGGTAAGAAACTGCGTCACCAGTGGAACTGTGACGGGAAATGATAACGTTGGAGGACTTTGTGGCAACGCTTACGATGGTACGATCAGTGATTGTAGCTCTACCGGCGAAATAAATGGCGGAATTTCGGTGGGCGGCTTGTGTGGAAATACTACCGCTGAAATTGTTAACTGCTATGCGGAAGGTCATGTAAACGGCAGTAAATTAGTCGGAGGATTTTGTGGGTGCAATTATGGGACAATAAGAAGCTCGCATTCAAATTCTACCGTCACAGGTAATGAGAATGTGGGTGGTTTTTGCGGATTAACTAGTGGTTTTGATTCGGTGAGGGACTGCTACGCAAACGGTTTGGTTACAGGTAACCGCGATGTAGCTGGTTTTTCTGCCTCCTCGGGATACATCTATAATAGCTACTCTACATGTGAGGTGACAGGGGCCGAACTGGTTTATGGATTTTGTGACGGGAGCAGAATAAACACTCAGGATTGTTTCTGGGACATTGAGAGTTCAGGGGTCGAGGATACGAATGGTGGTGGACAGGGTTTGACCACGGCAGATTTGCAAAACCGGTCAACATTTGAGAATGCGGGTTGGACGTTTTGCAACCTACAAAAAGGTGCACCAGGCTGGTTCATACCCAAAAATGGCTACCCAATACATAATTGGGAGGTGCCAGATACAACCCAGGTTCCGGTGAATGACGGGACGTGGTCCGAAGTACAGAATCGATTGTCTGATGCGGGATTTAGTGTCGAAACAGTATATGTGGATAGCAAAACTGTGCCTGAGGGGCAGATGACCGGGTTATCGGTACTTGGGGGAGGATATATAGAAGCTTCAATGCCAATAAAGATATATATTTCAAAAGGCAATAATGGGGATGGTACCGTAGATGCTCCATATGGTATAGCATGCCAAGCGGACTTGGAAGCGGTCAATAATGATATGACAGCCAATTATAGAATGGTCTCTGATATTTTCATGAATTATGAAACCCTGTACACATCGGCTGTCATTGCGGCTGATGCGGATGGATGTACCGAACAGTTTGACGGGGAGGCATTTACGGGTTCTTTTGATGGGAATGGTTATTCGGTTTACTTCCTGAAAATTTCAGAAGAATCAAATTATCTTGGCTTGTTCGGATTCATAGCTTTGTCCGGCCGAGTAGATAACCTCGGTATTGATTACGCACTTATTGGGGGCAAGCACGAAGGGACCTTTATTGGGGGCTTATGCGGGTTGAATGAAGGCACGGTAAGCAATTGTCATTCTAGCGGTAAAGTATGGATTGGCGTTACTTTGGGTGGGCTTTGCGGAATAAATAAAGGTCTTATCGAGAAAAGTAGTTCCACTGCGAGAGTAATCACATCTGATCCGCGTAACGGCGGGTTGTGTGGACTGAACGAGGGTACTATAAACAACTGTTTTGCTACTGGTGCAGTTGATGGTTACAGTTTTACAGGAGGCCTTTGCGGACTCAATAAGGGAACCATTACTAAAAGCTATACATCTGGTTTAGTGGAGAACACCCTGAGAGGTCCTTATATCGGTGGGTTCTGCGGACATAATAGCTCTGATGGCAATATTGCAGACTGTTACGCCACAGGTTCCGTGATTACATTTTATGATCATACAGGCGGTTTTTGCGGAAGGAATCAGGGACTTATCAAGTGGTCCTTTGCTAATGTAAATGTATCTGGGCGCTCAAAAGTGGGGGGATTTTGCGGGTCAAACAGCAATAGTGAAATAAGAAACTGCTATGCAACAGGCCTTGTTACAGGTGACAAATACGTCGGCGGTTTTTGCGGCTATAATTTAAATGACGCCAGTATTGCAGCAAGCTATTTTGATGGTGAAGTCTCAGCAGATTACGATTATGCTGGTGGGTTTTGTGCACTAAACCTGTCAGATATTAATAACTGTTATGCCAGTGGATCAGTTTCTGGGGAAGATTTAGTTGGGGGTTTCTGTGCACTTAATGATGGCGGGAATATCTCAAAATCTTATTCGGCTTGTAGTTTGACCGGAGATCGCAAGGGAGGTTTCTGCGTAGGCAATCTCGGTACGACATTCGCTAATTTCTGGAACGTTGAGATGGTGGACTCAGCTTTTAGTATTGGTGGGATCGGTTTAACTACTGCCGAGATGCAGACGCGGTCTACTTTTACGGATGCTGGCTGGGATTTTGTTGGGGAGAATGCCAATGGGACGGCGGACGTCTGGCGGATGTGTGTTGACGGGGTGGATTATCCGCGGTTGTGGTGGGAGTTTGCTGCTGGGGATTTTGCCTGCCCGGACGGTGTGAGTTTCAGTGACTATGCCCTGCTAGCGGATACGTGGCTGCTGTCGGAAGGTCAGCCGGGCTTTGACAGCAGGAGCGATCTCGATGCGGACGGCACGGTAGGTCTTGGCGATCTGACCGTGTTTGTGGAGAACTGGCTTGAATAG
- the rfaD gene encoding ADP-glyceromanno-heptose 6-epimerase — MIIVTGGAGFIGSALVAELNAQNQNDILIVDRLESDEKWKNLRKLRFADYVEADDFYDMLAAGDIDWPVQAILHMGACSDTWETDCSYLVRNNYECTKVLANWAVEEGIRFIYASSAATYGNGELGFTDDEDTIEDLKPLNMYGYSKQLFDLWAKRTGVLENIVGLKYFNVFGPNEYHKGSMRSFIIKAYEQIRDTDQVKLFKSYHPDYADGEQRRDFVYIKDAVDMTLFFLANPDVNGLYNVGTGNARTWVDLANAVFAAMDKKPKIEFIDMPDHLREKYQYFTQADMQKLSHADYKLDPTSLEDAITDYVQNYLQKDEFLGA, encoded by the coding sequence ATGATAATAGTTACTGGAGGCGCAGGCTTCATCGGCTCAGCGCTTGTCGCCGAACTCAATGCACAGAACCAGAATGACATCCTCATCGTCGACCGCCTGGAATCTGACGAAAAGTGGAAGAATCTTCGCAAACTCCGTTTCGCCGACTACGTCGAGGCCGACGACTTCTACGACATGCTCGCAGCAGGCGATATCGACTGGCCCGTCCAGGCCATTCTACACATGGGAGCTTGCTCGGATACCTGGGAAACTGACTGCTCGTATCTCGTCCGCAACAACTACGAATGCACCAAGGTCCTCGCCAACTGGGCCGTCGAAGAAGGCATCCGCTTCATATATGCTTCCAGCGCAGCAACTTACGGCAATGGCGAGCTCGGGTTCACCGACGACGAAGATACGATCGAGGACCTCAAGCCGCTCAACATGTACGGCTATTCCAAACAGCTTTTCGACCTCTGGGCCAAACGCACAGGCGTGCTCGAAAATATCGTCGGCCTGAAATACTTCAACGTCTTCGGCCCCAACGAATACCACAAGGGAAGCATGCGCAGCTTCATCATCAAGGCCTACGAACAGATCCGCGACACGGACCAGGTCAAGCTCTTCAAGTCATACCACCCCGACTACGCGGACGGCGAACAGAGACGTGACTTCGTCTACATCAAGGACGCCGTCGATATGACCCTCTTCTTCCTGGCAAACCCCGACGTCAACGGCCTTTACAACGTCGGCACCGGCAACGCCCGCACATGGGTGGACCTGGCAAACGCCGTCTTCGCCGCAATGGATAAGAAACCGAAAATCGAATTCATCGACATGCCCGACCACCTCCGCGAAAAATACCAGTACTTCACCCAGGCCGACATGCAGAAGCTCTCGCACGCAGACTATAAGCTCGACCCCACCTCCCTCGAAGACGCCATAACTGACTACGTGCAGAACTATCTCCAAAAGGATGAGTTCCTCGGAGCCTGA
- a CDS encoding response regulator — protein sequence MAQRSILVVDDNEEFTELAMMALSVGPFDVLEANSGPEALKIAKKHRPDAILLDVSMPDMDGLKVLAKLKKNRKTKEIPVIMLTGKSKIEDLDAAFELGANGYITKPIEFADMVKIVEYKLEKAAAEA from the coding sequence ATGGCACAAAGATCCATACTTGTCGTTGATGATAACGAAGAATTCACTGAGCTTGCGATGATGGCCCTTTCTGTGGGTCCATTCGACGTTCTGGAAGCCAATTCCGGCCCTGAAGCACTGAAAATCGCGAAAAAACACCGTCCAGACGCGATCCTTCTAGACGTGTCCATGCCCGACATGGACGGCCTGAAGGTCTTGGCAAAGCTCAAGAAGAACCGCAAGACGAAAGAGATCCCCGTTATCATGCTTACCGGCAAATCTAAGATCGAGGACCTCGACGCAGCTTTCGAGCTCGGCGCTAACGGCTATATAACCAAGCCAATCGAATTCGCTGACATGGTCAAGATCGTCGAATACAAGCTCGAAAAAGCTGCCGCCGAAGCCTGA